From the genome of Clavelina lepadiformis chromosome 2, kaClaLepa1.1, whole genome shotgun sequence:
TAACTTGAACGCGGTCTTTTTTAACCCACGCGACGAACAATGCGGTATGACTGACATTCTAATGCGTAATCataacttttctttttgaccATTTTTGGTCTGACTTCTTACTTTCGACCTGAACTGGTGGGCATTGGACAGATATCCTTTTGGAAACAAAGTTTCCTCCAGAATAGCTCGAAAGTTTATCGAGGCACTCAAGCTCCTCTGCTACGACGAGGCAGTAGTCCGTAGAGGAGCGCCTATCTACCCATTATCTAGAAGTGTATATACATGCCACATTTTATATCTTTTAGTTAGGTTTCACTTTAGCCCGATTCTGCCTCTTTGAATTACTATAATCAGGAACTACATGATGTCACCAACAGCAGGTTGCTACTcaaaaacagcaggctgcaattggtgacgtcacaagaaaATTTTAGCATGTGTTCAATTAAAACTGCTATATTTCAAATCGAAATAAATGTGAAGAAATAAACATGTTTGATTTAATCATTCTAATGCGATTGCTTGCGATTTGCAAGCTACATGCCATTGCAAATTACCTTTTATGCATTTAGCTAAATATAGCCTTAAACCTAGACATAAAACTTTTCCTTAACATAATTCCACGCATTTCCAGAATCGTCATATACTGATAACACACTTAGTATTATATACAAGCAAAATACTAAGTTATTAATCTGTGCTTTTGTGTAGCTGTGTTAGAGCTGGTTGCCGACATATCGGACAGCGAGAGTAAAACTTACTAAAACAACGCAAAATACAATcacaatgaaacaaatgatTACAAGTGAGCTTGCAGAGTGATTGCTCAAGTTCAATTGTGTCCAAACAAATAACGCAAGTGTCTTGCTCACAATCTGCGGCATCAAAGTGTTTGTTTCGCTCATTTACCCATATTTGGGCACCATTTGCTTCTAGAGTTGCTTTCAAGGTAACTTGTGAGGTCCTATTACAGTGGCTCTCAGCGTTTAGCAGTCCGATTCTTGTTTCATAGAAAAAGTCCCAGAAAAACGTCATAATCTGTAAGCAATACCACACAAGTGCAAAGAGTATTGAACAGACAGGAAGAtatgcaaagaaaaatatctttGCACAAATGAGAGCCTTGACTAAATGCGCTTTCCAAGGGTTTGTAAATGATTCAACTTTTTGAGTCGCTGTCGGTTGTCTTGGTGTGGACGTTTTGAAACGCGCTGTGCTCTcgaagatttttttgttatactTAACCATTGTAAGCAGAGTATCATTACTCAATCTCTTTTGAAACATGTATCGAAAGTATTCTGTGTTTTCATATATGACCAGTTCTCCATGTCCGACATTTTTCGCAAGAGGAGTCGTCAGGAACGTGTTAAAAATGGTGGATGTGGCACGCTCTTCTTCAGTAACATAGACGTCTTCAATGGCGTAGTTTTTCCTATGATTTAACCAGTACAATTTCATTGAGCGATTGCTGTAAACACCTTTAGctcaaaaattcaaactttccTAATATCCCAGGAAGGTGCTTAGAGCTACAGTACTTATACAATACGTTATATAGTGACTAAACATGAATTTACCTTACCCGATCAGGGTTTTTAGCTGTTCTATTTCCAGGAGATGGCAATTCTGAGGTAACAGAAAAAAGTCTTGTTGCAAAAATGTAAATGCTTGCAATGGtgaccaaatatcaaaataaaacttttaaaagaaGATTTTATAGCAGCCTATTTTCAAAAAGAATCAGAGATTAAATTGGCCGAGTTTAAAAGGGGTGAAGAGGTTGTTTTACGACATTGCAACTGGAAATACATCTTTCCAATAGGCTTTCACAACCCAAGCTTACATTTTTTGCGCATTTTTACAAGGAGGCAATTGCGTGCGCCTGCAATTGAATGTTACCG
Proteins encoded in this window:
- the LOC143446091 gene encoding uncharacterized protein LOC143446091 isoform X1; its protein translation is MKGFISIASSKVFVRLAFLMLVATISGTSQSKGKDCRELRSSKGQQAIAGHTKIKNIEINVTQKRELIKMIETTGAMSKQQDFFLLPQNCHLLEIEQLKTLIGKNYAIEDVYVTEEERATSTIFNTFLTTPLAKNVGHGELVIYENTEYFRYMFQKRLSNDTLLTMVKYNKKIFESTARFKTSTPRQPTATQKVESFTNPWKAHLVKALICAKIFFFAYLPVCSILFALVWYCLQIMTFFWDFFYETRIGLLNAESHCNRTSQVTLKATLEANGAQIWVNERNKHFDAADCEQDTCVICLDTIELEQSLCKLTCNHLFHCDCILRCFSKFYSRCPICRQPALTQLHKSTD
- the LOC143446091 gene encoding uncharacterized protein LOC143446091 isoform X2, encoding MKGFISIASSKVFVRLAFLMLVATISGTSQSKGKDCRELRSSKGQQAIAGHTKIKNIEINVTQKRELIKMIETTGAMSKNCHLLEIEQLKTLIGKNYAIEDVYVTEEERATSTIFNTFLTTPLAKNVGHGELVIYENTEYFRYMFQKRLSNDTLLTMVKYNKKIFESTARFKTSTPRQPTATQKVESFTNPWKAHLVKALICAKIFFFAYLPVCSILFALVWYCLQIMTFFWDFFYETRIGLLNAESHCNRTSQVTLKATLEANGAQIWVNERNKHFDAADCEQDTCVICLDTIELEQSLCKLTCNHLFHCDCILRCFSKFYSRCPICRQPALTQLHKSTD